From the Thunnus albacares chromosome 24, fThuAlb1.1, whole genome shotgun sequence genome, one window contains:
- the LOC122976509 gene encoding ly6/PLAUR domain-containing protein 1-like: protein MRLLVFATLFGVLLDAGDALQIQCYQCEEMKHNDCSTPEYIVNCTVNVQDMCQKEVLVKPDGIHYRKSCASSGACLIASSGYQQFCTGRLNSVCISCCNTPLCNGPKRKRPVPSAATSGPQTNRLLLFFLTLFLPLLTLLPLT from the exons ATGCGTCTTCTGGTTTTTGCGACTTTATTTGGAGTCCTTCTCGACGCAG GAGATGCCCTTCAGATCCAGTGCTACCAGTGCGAGGAGATGAAGCACAATGACTGCTCCACTCCGGAGTACATCGTCAACTGCACTGTCAATGTACAGGACATGTGCCAGAAGGAGGTGCTGGTCAAACCTGATG gAATACATTATCGGAAGTCTTGCGCGTCCTCCGGGGCTTGCCTCATCGCCTCCTCTGGCTACCAGCAGTTCTGCACAGGGAGGCTGAACTCGGTCTGCATCTCCTGCTGCAACACCCCGCTCTGCAATGGGCCCAAGAGGAAGCGCCCCGTCCCTTCGGCGGCGACGTCCGGCCCTCAGACGAACCGgcttctccttttcttcctgaCCCTCTTCCTACCGCTGCTGACGCTCCTCCCCCTGACGTAG